The DNA sequence GGCTGTTTGGGCCTCCACGCCTGTGGGAAAGGTCAATTTTCTCTATCCTTCAGTGCCAACATCAGCTCTGGGTCCCCACCCCGATCAGGAAGCCCCTTCCTTCTGAGTCCTTAGGTTCTCCTGACTGACACTACGGTTATTCATGTGTGTCTTATCTGTCCTACTAGAATATAGCTGGCCTATATTTTAAACACCTTGGGAATCCAAATCCCGGTGCCAAGCACAATGTTTGACATGGAGTAAGTGCTGGTGTTTGAGGAGTGAACGAACAGATTAACGCTAGGAACCATGAGGTTTCTGAGCAATGCCTGATGAACGTTTGCCGCACTGAAAACCCAGAACGTCTTTGTCCAGAATCGATGCCTTACTtgggtattattattcccatctaTCTGTCCATTCGACAAATATGTCCTGactgcctactatgtgccaggccctgtgatAAGTCCCGTGGGGATACAGACATGGTCTCTGTCTTCAAGGACCACAGAGTTCAGTCAGTCATGGACACGAATGATGGCAAAACAGTTGAGAGCAATCCAGCCCATCAGAAGTCCAGACTGTGTGCTGAGGAAGTCCCAAAGAGAGTAAGATCACTTCTGTCTGCGGAGCTCTCGGAAGGCCGGGTGGTCTTCCAAGACTCCCATCTGACCTTTGACCCTTGGCAGCCAACCTTCCCCGGGCTGCCCCAGCTCTGGCTGGCCCTTCCCATTTATGCACGACGGACTGGGCGGGAGAGGTCACTCACTCTGTGTCAGGGTGACAGTGGCTGCGGCTGCAGTGGCTGTGGGTCCAAGGGCCACGGGGTGGATCTCTGTGGTACTGGGCAAGCTGATGATGGTAGCCTCGCCCAGCAGGTTGCAGATGCGCTGTTGCATGGGGGTGAGCAGGACGGGGGCTACAGCTGGGCCACCGCCGCCACTGCCACCACCTGTCCCAGGCCCACCGGCTCCATCCTCCTCAGTGGGCCCTGGGGCCTCGCCACCCTCCACCGCTGCCCGGACCTGGGCAACCTTGCGACGGACCTCGGTCTTGAGGTCAGACCACTTCTTCTTGACCTCAGGCAGCTCCCTGCGGCAGGTGGCCACCGCGTTGACCCTTCTTAAGATGCCGTGCCAGGCCGCACTCTTGGCAGCCAGAGGGACCCCGGCGTTGAAGTGGTTCACCAGCAGGTGCTTCTTCAGTTCCAGCTCCTCTACGATGATTTCCACCTCTCGCTCAGAGAAGttcatcttcctcttcttggCTGGGACGGCCatggcctctccccaccctccctttttaaagaaattataatccCCCCAGCCGCCCCaattccccttctcttcttcctcaacCTCGCCTCTCACCCACCCCCCTACAGGGGATAGGCCGGGCTTGCCCAAGGCCAAGCACCAGGCCTTTGGTAACCCCCCTCGCTACGCAAAGTGCGTAGGGCCCAGCCCCGACCGGCCCGGCCGCTGCCAGCCAGCTGCGTAATGGCTTCCTGAATCTGCCTCTTCCGCCGGGGCGTGCGGAGATCCGCCCACTTCCCCTTTTCCCGCCTCCCAGACCTTCTCCCGGGGAACGTGCCCTCCTGGTTGGCCGCGGCTCAGGCATCACGTCGATCACTGGTTCTTGTGATCTGTCGCTCAGCTAAAGGACACGCCTATTTGCTGGTATTGGCCTGATCATTGGTCTGTCGCTACAGAGCGCTCCGCCCACCTGCCTTTATTCACTTCCATTGGAAAATCGTGCTGTCCTTCAATCGTCAGTATTACGACTATTAAACGCCGTTAAATTCAGCTATTTTATTGGTGGTTTAGGGAGTTCGATTACCGAAACCCGGCCTCCTGAGGATACCTAGTGCTTTTGGCCTTGAGCCACTGGCCAATTACTTTTTAATTCTACTCACGGGGGCCAACTCTGCCTTGCAGCCTCAGCTCACAAGTGCTCTTCACACAAATCCTACTTCCCACCCGAGACTACGATATCTCCGTACATGACCGCTCCTCCCAGCCTTACGATTCCTCAGCCTAAACAGCGTTTCTCAATGGAAATTGGACACGGGGCCTTCCGCCTGCTAGTCACAGAACTTCTGCCTATCACGGCgtgacttcctctctctggcccagTTCAGCCAATCCCCACCTCTTTCAATTTGAATCGGCCGCAGGCTGAGCAGGGATCGCCCCGCCTTCTCCATTGATCCGCGCAGTGCCCGCGGCGTGCGCGGTCCTCGGGGAGGCTCCGCCCCGCCCAGGGGGCCGTCGGGGCCTGTGACTGGCCCACGGCGCGCCTGGGGGCGTGGCCAACAGGGCGgcgcgcggcggggcggggctccCGGAAgcggcccctcccgcccccttgCCGGCTTCTTCCATCCCGCGCTCGCGGTCTGGGGACTCCAGCGTGTCTTCCGCGTTCTCCCCGCCGGCCAGCCGCCCCCGCCTCGCGCCCGGCGCCCCTGTCTCGCGCCCGATGGTGAGCAGTGTGTTGTGCCGCTGCGTGGCTTCCCCGCCGCCGGACGCCGCCACCGCCGCCTCGTCGTCCGCCTCGTCGCCGGCGTCCGTGGACCCGTGCGGCGGCGCCGTCTGCGGGGGCCCGGACCACCGGCTGCGCCTGTGGAGCCTCTTCCAGACCCTCGACGTCAACCGTGACGGCGGCCTGTGTGTCAACGACTTGGCCGTGGGACTGCGGCGCCTGGGACTGCACCGCACCGAGGGCGAGCTTCGGGTAGGCGGCGCGCGCAGTCCGCGCGGTCTGGGAGGGGGCTTCTTCGCGCCGCAGCTCCGGGGGCTCGGGGTGACAGGTCTGGGCTGCTTGGTGACAGGTCTGAACAGCCCGGCTTCTTGAGCAGCCCCTGGGAGCGTGGCAGGTCTGGTGGACCGCCTGTTGGGCTGGGTAGAACACCCAATTTGTGCCTTGGTGGGAGTGGAGCTGCTTCTTGACCTCTGTGGGTGCTAGGGCCGGGGGGAAAGGCTCTCCGTGGGCACAGGTGGGCACCGTCTGGGGCTGTCTGGTGGGCAATAGCCCTTTTTGCTTAGGCTTTCCCCAGAGTAGAAGGCCAGGTCTCGGGAGTCGCCTTTTGTCACCCACTGACTTTCCAAGCTAAGCTTGAtgctctcccctaccccccatggACTATTTCATCCATCCTCCAGCggcacccctcccttcccttctcgtTTCCATGCCAGCCGTGGGCCCTGATCTGGTTCCTGTGAGAAGCATGTGGGAGTTAGAAAAAATGGGAACTGGGGTTTGAGGCAGCTCTGTGAGGATGTGGGTGAAGACTGACAGTTCTCATTGTTTAGGCTCATCCCCATTGACGTGCTTATCCAGAAGATGGGCTAGTGATCTAGACTGAAAGAATCTGGGGGGGAAAGTCTTCCTAAAAGTGAAAGTGTTGCAAACCTAGGATGTCGTTATTCCTGTTCTGGAGTGGGCTTTGGCCAAGGAGGATGGGGGGACAGAAGATGGATGGGGGGCCATAAAGAAAAGTGCTGTCCTTTCTTTGTAAGAACCTCAAGCAGAGGCTGTCccttccccttctgtctctcatGGTGTGTTCCCGGCCCGGCCTGACTTGGTAGTCTCAGGCACTCTTCCCAAGTGTTTGATTCAGTGTGGCTTAACCTGATTTCCAGCCTGGACTAGAACTTCCGAGTGCTTTACCTAGTAACCTGTTTCTCTTGTGAGTTTAGTTTGTTTGGACCATTTGCACGTAAAACAATTGGAGAATCTCTCATCGCcaagtgtggaaaaaaaaagtctgataatACACCAGTGAATTAAATCCATTTGTTGGTTGGGTGGGTATCTGTAAGGTGTTTTTAACTCCTGCCCACAGTATATTGGATCAACATCTAAGGTATTTAACCCACTTAAGATCAGCCTAGGAAGACCAAAAGTAACACTGTGCAAGATAGAATCTTTGGGTAAGTCCAAGAGGCTTAGAGACcagtttaagttttttttcttcttctgagtttTACACAAAATGGCATTGTGAGCTAGATATTTTCCCATACATATCTGATGAATAAGTCACTTGGAAAGACAGGATGGCTAAACTCAGAGGGTCTGGGCTCAGTGAAGTGTGAGCCTATGTGAACCTTTCTGCTTTCGTGAACCTGCCCACCTGACATGTGTTGCCAGGCACATCGAGGGCATCTGGCTGCAGGAGTTACTCAATATTTTTATGCCATGCTTTGTGCCACAACTGTAATTCATGATACATCTGATATTgatgctcatcttttttttttttttttttttttttttttttggtagtaaaTTTGTAAGGGCATATAAGGAGAAAGTGACCGTTTTTCTTTCAGGtgttaaaagaaaactttttcaatTAACCAAAGGGAGCTTTGCCCCTTGGGGTCACATTGGCTCTAAAATCTTGGACTCTGACTTATCCCAGTTCTGTGACATGGAACAATTCCTTATTACTCTTTTGGTGTGTAGATTTAGTGTGAACTCTATTTCTACACCTCTTTCTGCTTGAGACACACAGAATGAAccaatttacatccaagttaccGCTTACATCCAAGAGCCACTTACATCCAAGTTCATCCTGTGGCAAATGGTTGAAGTATTAGAGAACCtcctttttttgtaaataagtGGGCCACAGGAAGACATGCTCCCTCGTGAACCCCCCCCCCATACCACTTCCTGTCGAAATTCTATCAGTATTAGCTACATACAGAAAAAGCGGTGTTGCAGTTTTGCAGAGCTAGCAAAACCAAAAGAGAATTTGGGGGCCCTTCTGTCCGAAACGGGGCACTGGAAAACACCATATCAAATTTTGGTAGCTTCTTCACGTGACCCAGAGGGCCAGTCTGAGATGCGAGGGCTTGTGCAGGACTCCACTGTGAGTGCTTATCAGTGGGTGGTGGTGAACCCAGGCCATGTGACTACACAAAGCCTCTTGCTGGCTTACAACAGGTCAAGCCAAGTTTTCTTTAGACACGAACCAGCCGTTTTTTGGCACCTGCCTTTATTTCAGAAGAAATTGGGACAGCTGAgggaaaataacttaaaatggaaGTGGGCAGAGAAACCCATGGCAGCCAGCCAGG is a window from the Felis catus isolate Fca126 chromosome D4, F.catus_Fca126_mat1.0, whole genome shotgun sequence genome containing:
- the NAIF1 gene encoding nuclear apoptosis-inducing factor 1, which produces MAVPAKKRKMNFSEREVEIIVEELELKKHLLVNHFNAGVPLAAKSAAWHGILRRVNAVATCRRELPEVKKKWSDLKTEVRRKVAQVRAAVEGGEAPGPTEEDGAGGPGTGGGSGGGGPAVAPVLLTPMQQRICNLLGEATIISLPSTTEIHPVALGPTATAAAATVTLTQIPTETTYHTLEEGVVEYCTAEAPPPLPAEAPVEMMAQHADTSVKPQALKSRIALNSAKLIQEQRVTNLHVKEIAQHLEQQNDLLQMIRRSQEVQACAQERQAQAMEGTQAALSVLIQVLRPMIKDFRRYLQSNTPNPTPASDPGQVAQNGQPDSIIQ